A section of the Thermotoga caldifontis AZM44c09 genome encodes:
- a CDS encoding YkgJ family cysteine cluster protein, producing the protein MLQRLVSIASHVLSIYEELELLHEKLQVNCNGCRRCCETEAYNIEATILEFIPLALHLIETNQFDFWFEKAQHLTPADRCALLVDESIKAEGGCLFHSYRPLVCRLFSASYLKRKNIEILSCSFLKESLSQKLDQLVDAQHYFDRLYDIDFYLATTKYDINTAFRKALEYVGMRALPTGYPSIPLAS; encoded by the coding sequence ATGCTTCAGCGGTTGGTATCTATCGCATCGCATGTTTTGAGCATCTACGAAGAACTCGAACTTCTGCATGAAAAACTTCAGGTCAACTGTAACGGTTGCAGGCGCTGTTGCGAGACGGAAGCGTACAACATCGAAGCCACGATTCTGGAATTCATACCACTCGCATTGCATCTGATCGAAACGAACCAGTTCGACTTCTGGTTCGAAAAGGCCCAGCACTTGACGCCAGCCGACAGGTGTGCACTGCTGGTGGACGAATCCATCAAGGCTGAAGGTGGCTGTCTTTTCCACAGCTACAGGCCCCTCGTGTGCCGCCTCTTTTCAGCGAGTTATCTCAAAAGGAAGAATATAGAGATACTTTCCTGCAGTTTTCTGAAAGAAAGTTTATCGCAAAAGCTCGATCAGCTTGTGGACGCACAGCACTATTTCGACAGACTCTACGACATAGACTTCTACCTCGCGACGACGAAATACGACATCAACACTGCCTTCAGGAAAGCCCTCGAGTACGTTGGTATGAGGGCGTTACCGACGGGATATCCTTCCATCCCGCTCGCGAGTTGA
- a CDS encoding DUF6062 family protein produces MGLVEISLKDAIVESRFSCPICSLVDRALDSCVDNLLYELVNDVAVRSQLRSEGLCRRHVERIESYLSRHLELGSMGLAIIYADMLDHLIESMAHNFKVEREWGCFLCEKEKSFEAMYLKAFVRNIDQLLEPYRLSEALLCFDHYAFIAAKVKDPSVTVLKETQLSKFKRVAGLLNSFVSKHDYRNTEGFTPEEIQARKAAGILMAKNFHHWRRSR; encoded by the coding sequence ATGGGATTAGTTGAGATCAGTTTGAAGGATGCGATCGTTGAGTCTCGTTTCTCATGCCCCATATGTTCCCTCGTCGATAGAGCGTTGGATTCCTGCGTCGACAATCTTCTGTACGAACTGGTGAACGACGTTGCTGTTCGATCGCAGCTCCGCTCTGAGGGTTTGTGCCGGCGACACGTTGAAAGGATCGAGTCGTACTTGAGCAGACATCTGGAGCTCGGGTCCATGGGTCTGGCCATCATATACGCAGACATGCTGGATCATCTGATTGAGTCGATGGCGCACAACTTTAAAGTCGAACGCGAGTGGGGTTGTTTTCTCTGTGAGAAAGAGAAGTCGTTCGAAGCGATGTACCTGAAGGCCTTTGTGAGGAACATAGACCAGCTGCTGGAGCCATACAGACTGTCCGAAGCCCTACTCTGCTTCGATCATTACGCTTTCATCGCCGCGAAGGTCAAAGACCCTTCCGTAACCGTTCTGAAAGAAACACAGCTTTCCAAGTTCAAACGTGTGGCTGGACTGCTGAACTCGTTCGTGAGCAAGCACGATTACAGAAACACAGAAGGTTTCACACCAGAGGAAATTCAGGCGCGAAAGGCGGCCGGAATTCTCATGGCCAAGAACTTTCATCATTGGAGGCGTTCACGATGA
- a CDS encoding sensor histidine kinase: MSVTNWDELVQRYRPVLLITPRSLIFYPSSGDPSSEKQVLSDSKVFFVNAVAHELFSPLSAAIGLLELAKEGEMVQEHLLKIEKHLLRMHRILEQLILLSKIEQDNYEPFLRKIDLEGILREIVHEYEQRAAQKRVAISMEGTNVRVEADEEALKIVLRNLVSNAVKYSKEGGIVKITRSNRLLVIQDEGLGIPEQELKNVTARFYRAKNVRGVSGAGLGLAIVKHILRRLNVTWAIHSRLNVGTTVFLELVGVEEDNL, encoded by the coding sequence GTGTCGGTTACAAACTGGGATGAACTGGTTCAGAGATACAGGCCCGTTCTCCTCATCACACCCAGAAGTTTGATCTTCTACCCTTCCTCAGGCGATCCCTCCAGTGAAAAGCAGGTGCTCTCAGATTCAAAGGTATTCTTCGTGAACGCGGTTGCCCACGAGCTGTTTTCACCGCTCAGCGCAGCTATAGGGCTTTTGGAGCTCGCCAAAGAGGGGGAAATGGTGCAGGAGCATTTGCTCAAAATAGAAAAACATTTGCTGAGAATGCACCGCATCCTCGAGCAGCTCATATTGCTCTCGAAGATCGAGCAAGACAATTACGAGCCATTCTTGAGAAAGATCGATCTGGAAGGAATTTTGAGGGAGATAGTCCACGAGTACGAACAGAGAGCGGCACAGAAAAGAGTCGCCATTTCGATGGAAGGAACGAACGTGAGGGTTGAAGCCGATGAGGAAGCGTTGAAAATAGTGTTGAGGAACCTGGTTTCCAACGCGGTGAAGTATTCAAAAGAGGGAGGTATCGTTAAGATCACGAGATCGAACCGATTGCTCGTGATTCAGGATGAGGGACTCGGCATACCCGAACAGGAATTGAAGAACGTCACGGCTCGTTTCTACAGGGCAAAGAACGTCAGGGGAGTTTCCGGAGCCGGTCTTGGTCTCGCGATTGTCAAGCATATTCTCAGAAGATTGAACGTCACGTGGGCCATACATTCGCGCCTAAACGTTGGAACTACCGTTTTCCTGGAACTGGTTGGCGTGGAAGAAGACAACCTGTGA
- a CDS encoding MATE family efflux transporter, translated as MSRDLTEGSLRKNLLYMALPTMGGFAVQVLYDFVDMFWVGKISSQAIAGVALFSSIFWLVSVLNEIIGTGSVSMISQAYGAKAYERVNRTIEQTIVFKIFVAIIASAMLFVFLKPLIAFFSKDEGVIVAALDYGYWRIFFMPVFFATYSVYAAFRTTGESRLPNLMMAVGAVLNMILDPVFMFERVPGINVRGFNLGVEGAAIATVLSSSVVFVWGLVVLFRGHGVVRISLPGLFRLDWSIDRKLLTIGIPSAIEMLLRSLSGMVMMKLFGMYGSAVLATIGIMDRVGGLAYVPLMGFSMGASAIVGQCLGANKTDRAERTVLLAAIYSGIFVSVFVVLANVSPRIVIELFTKDPAVVREGLFAMRIVSWAVLIAGFSISLMSAFFGAGYTKAAMYSGIVGRWLVQVPYAILVAVVMRLPTSFLWFSSLVAELAELSYATVVFFKGKWKQQRVI; from the coding sequence ATGTCGCGGGATCTGACCGAAGGTAGTCTGCGCAAGAATCTACTCTACATGGCACTGCCCACCATGGGAGGATTCGCAGTTCAGGTCCTTTACGACTTCGTCGATATGTTCTGGGTTGGGAAGATCTCATCACAAGCAATCGCAGGTGTGGCTCTGTTTTCCTCCATCTTCTGGCTGGTCTCCGTACTCAACGAGATCATAGGTACCGGCTCGGTATCGATGATCTCTCAGGCCTACGGTGCCAAAGCCTACGAGCGTGTGAACCGCACCATAGAGCAAACTATAGTCTTCAAGATCTTCGTTGCGATAATCGCTTCTGCCATGCTGTTCGTTTTTCTAAAACCATTGATAGCTTTTTTCAGCAAGGACGAAGGAGTCATCGTCGCGGCTCTCGATTACGGTTACTGGAGAATTTTCTTCATGCCCGTCTTTTTTGCGACTTACTCCGTGTACGCGGCTTTCAGGACCACCGGCGAGTCCAGGCTTCCGAACCTCATGATGGCGGTTGGCGCTGTTCTGAACATGATCCTCGATCCAGTGTTCATGTTCGAGCGAGTACCCGGAATCAACGTGAGAGGTTTCAATCTCGGTGTGGAAGGTGCGGCGATCGCGACCGTACTCTCTTCATCCGTGGTCTTCGTGTGGGGTTTGGTGGTCCTTTTTCGAGGCCACGGAGTTGTCAGGATAAGCCTTCCTGGCCTGTTCAGGCTGGATTGGAGTATAGACAGGAAGCTTTTGACGATAGGAATTCCCAGCGCCATCGAGATGCTGTTGAGGAGTCTTTCGGGCATGGTCATGATGAAACTTTTCGGCATGTATGGTTCCGCTGTATTGGCAACCATAGGTATCATGGACCGCGTTGGAGGACTCGCCTACGTGCCGCTCATGGGTTTTTCGATGGGAGCGAGCGCGATAGTCGGCCAGTGCCTTGGTGCCAACAAAACTGACAGGGCGGAAAGAACCGTTCTGCTGGCCGCGATCTACAGCGGAATCTTCGTCTCTGTTTTCGTTGTTCTTGCGAATGTTTCTCCAAGGATTGTGATCGAACTGTTCACGAAAGATCCAGCCGTTGTTCGTGAGGGACTCTTCGCGATGAGAATTGTTTCGTGGGCAGTTCTGATTGCGGGATTTTCCATTTCCCTGATGAGTGCATTCTTCGGAGCCGGTTACACGAAAGCGGCGATGTATTCCGGTATCGTCGGAAGGTGGCTCGTTCAGGTTCCGTACGCGATCCTCGTTGCGGTCGTTATGAGGTTGCCAACCAGTTTCCTGTGGTTCTCTTCCCTTGTCGCCGAACTGGCAGAGCTTTCTTACGCCACTGTTGTCTTCTTCAAGGGCAAATGGAAGCAGCAGCGGGTGATCTGA
- a CDS encoding PstA family ABC transporter permease — MRWTLRIITYAVFAIMVLTLAIIVVSGLPHFFRPGFFTEWPRRAMSEGGIFPMLIGSLMLMALVFAVSIPVGLIGTIFLSEIAPRKLSMVLQSLAATMNSVPSIVYGVFGLSFFCVRLSMGTSLISASLTLSTMSIPFFMNSAVEFLRAVPKELREGVIALGASKLQATLMVLRASRNGVLTSLILTLGRAFSETAPILVTGAVFYTTKLPVRLTDPVMTLPTSIYAIVMNLGEESQWMAKGMASLMVLITIGVYFLVQLMRRNQRE; from the coding sequence TTGCGATGGACTCTCAGGATCATCACCTACGCCGTTTTCGCGATCATGGTACTCACACTCGCGATCATAGTTGTGTCGGGTCTTCCGCACTTTTTCAGACCCGGTTTCTTCACAGAGTGGCCCAGACGCGCGATGAGCGAAGGCGGAATCTTTCCGATGTTGATCGGTTCGCTCATGCTCATGGCGCTTGTGTTCGCGGTTTCGATCCCCGTCGGATTGATTGGAACCATATTCTTGAGCGAGATAGCACCCAGGAAGCTGTCCATGGTTCTTCAATCCCTTGCGGCCACGATGAACAGCGTTCCCTCGATCGTCTACGGTGTCTTTGGGCTTTCTTTCTTCTGCGTGAGACTCTCGATGGGTACTTCTCTGATCTCCGCATCGCTGACACTTTCAACCATGTCGATACCTTTCTTCATGAACAGCGCGGTGGAATTTCTCAGGGCAGTACCGAAGGAACTGAGAGAAGGCGTGATAGCGCTCGGTGCAAGTAAACTCCAAGCCACCCTGATGGTTCTCCGGGCGAGCAGAAACGGTGTGCTGACGAGTTTGATCCTCACACTCGGTAGAGCCTTCAGTGAGACTGCACCCATCTTGGTCACCGGGGCTGTCTTCTACACGACGAAGCTTCCTGTTAGATTAACAGATCCGGTCATGACGCTTCCCACAAGCATCTACGCGATCGTCATGAACCTTGGAGAGGAGTCTCAGTGGATGGCGAAAGGTATGGCGAGTTTGATGGTGCTGATCACGATCGGTGTGTATTTCCTCGTTCAGCTGATGAGGAGGAATCAACGTGAGTGA
- a CDS encoding AAA family ATPase — MNQVASFAERVLKNVSRVIVGKDDIIKKMLATFLSSAHVLINDVPGVGKTMLARAFAITLGLNFTRIQCTPDLTPSDVTGFNVLDPRTAQFSFKKGPIFTDILLVDEINRATPRTQSALLQAMAEKQVSLDGVTYQLSEHFFVVATQNPVEFEGTFPLPEAQLDRFAICVSLGYVTKEQEIELLKRLQRSHPIESLEPVCDPKELSTMKELVKDVYVDDSIMDYVVRIVMRTRSHPDVALGASPRASIALVHLSRTLAAMEGRDFVLPDDVKNIAIDVLAHRLILKPEARLMRKTKFDIIQEILNTEEAPIKA; from the coding sequence ATGAACCAGGTTGCGAGCTTTGCTGAACGCGTGCTCAAAAACGTTTCACGCGTGATCGTGGGTAAAGACGACATCATCAAGAAAATGCTGGCGACGTTTTTGAGTTCCGCCCACGTGCTCATCAACGACGTGCCTGGAGTTGGAAAGACCATGTTAGCGAGAGCGTTCGCGATAACGCTCGGTTTGAATTTCACCAGAATACAGTGCACCCCGGACCTGACACCTTCCGATGTGACGGGCTTCAACGTGCTCGATCCCAGAACCGCACAGTTCAGTTTCAAGAAGGGCCCCATCTTCACGGATATCCTTCTCGTGGATGAGATAAACAGGGCTACACCCAGAACGCAGTCTGCCCTGCTTCAGGCCATGGCAGAGAAACAGGTCAGCTTAGACGGTGTGACGTACCAGCTGAGCGAGCACTTCTTCGTTGTGGCGACGCAGAATCCCGTTGAATTCGAAGGCACGTTTCCTCTGCCTGAGGCGCAGCTCGACAGGTTCGCGATCTGTGTCAGCCTTGGATACGTCACAAAAGAGCAGGAAATCGAACTGCTGAAGAGGTTGCAGAGATCGCACCCGATAGAATCACTCGAACCGGTCTGCGATCCAAAAGAACTGAGCACCATGAAGGAACTCGTCAAAGACGTGTACGTGGACGATTCCATCATGGATTACGTTGTCAGGATCGTGATGAGGACGAGGAGCCATCCCGATGTGGCGCTTGGAGCCAGCCCGAGGGCGAGCATCGCGCTCGTTCACCTCTCCAGGACCCTGGCGGCCATGGAGGGCAGAGACTTCGTGCTCCCGGACGATGTCAAAAACATCGCGATCGATGTGCTCGCGCACAGGCTCATACTCAAGCCGGAAGCCAGGTTGATGCGCAAAACGAAATTTGACATCATCCAGGAGATCCTGAACACCGAGGAGGCACCGATCAAGGCGTGA
- a CDS encoding phosphate ABC transporter substrate-binding protein PstS family protein, whose amino-acid sequence MKKVFLLVLVFTALVVYGQTLVIKGSNTVYPIAQLWVEEFQKMYPNLTVTLEGAGSTTGIKALFNETTDIANSSRFLKPSEIEEMHKAGRYFVPILVAYDALSVIVHPSLPIDDISIETLKKIYTGEITEWNQVDPKLPKRTIVVYSRNTASGTFETWVEKVLHGAKLSPRVQMLESSQAEIESVAKNPYAIAYTGMGYVTDKVKALKVNGVEPSIQNVIKGTYPISRPLFVFIDLSRFNNSWPMEGIVSDYLRFIVSPKGQSIVRQAGFVPAYGTGE is encoded by the coding sequence GTGAAGAAAGTCTTCTTGCTTGTGTTGGTCTTCACCGCACTGGTGGTGTACGGACAAACCCTCGTGATCAAGGGTTCGAACACGGTTTATCCCATCGCACAGCTTTGGGTCGAGGAGTTTCAGAAGATGTATCCCAATCTGACCGTCACGCTCGAGGGTGCCGGTTCCACCACGGGTATCAAGGCGCTCTTCAACGAAACGACAGACATCGCGAACTCCAGCAGGTTCCTCAAACCGTCCGAGATCGAGGAAATGCACAAAGCCGGTAGATACTTCGTTCCCATACTCGTTGCCTACGACGCGCTGTCCGTGATCGTGCATCCAAGTCTGCCGATCGACGACATATCCATCGAAACGCTGAAGAAGATCTACACCGGCGAGATCACGGAATGGAACCAGGTCGATCCAAAACTTCCCAAAAGAACGATCGTCGTCTATTCGAGAAACACCGCGAGTGGAACCTTCGAAACCTGGGTAGAAAAGGTTCTCCACGGTGCCAAGCTCAGTCCAAGGGTGCAGATGCTCGAATCGAGCCAGGCGGAAATCGAGAGCGTCGCAAAGAATCCGTACGCCATAGCTTACACAGGTATGGGTTACGTGACGGACAAAGTGAAAGCACTCAAAGTGAACGGTGTCGAACCGAGCATTCAGAACGTCATCAAAGGGACCTATCCGATCAGCAGGCCTCTGTTCGTGTTCATCGATCTGAGCCGATTCAACAACAGCTGGCCGATGGAAGGCATCGTGAGCGATTACTTAAGGTTCATCGTCTCACCGAAAGGTCAGAGCATAGTCAGACAGGCTGGGTTCGTTCCGGCGTACGGAACGGGTGAATGA
- a CDS encoding DUF58 domain-containing protein — translation MKLELRSINFDVQPLIVLSVSALIWLIFSASVFSVTFVVLCGFLWLHFLDTKRALSQLEVERHLSTQRVFTNEEVWFQHAVVSPSKRLKTTLLGQIEVGRSLTYNLFERETHVGPEPFRIDVRTSFPTRGRKILKDLLCYYEHPLGLFKIWAQFNSPQEVLVLPRLMYLEFFPARLREPLPGRRSDFELFEDPLRIRGLRGYSNDPIKKVHWKASAKFGKLLVKEYEHTATSRTFVFLDLNMAKEIFAKNVWAQFRTSYEEEAVHAATAILYWLSQGNDVIKMTVVGKEVLEMDWASQDGWVRAVELLALSEGTDDGPQLSDVLYSQIPKLTLTSTVVILSMYLTDSILPVILEARARCARVLVFLLPYGYRDPRYRPTRTYEMYPLDMIRLREKAKLLEQEQVIVRIIKPSQTLQEVFYEIDEVH, via the coding sequence GTGAAACTCGAGCTCAGGTCGATCAACTTCGACGTTCAACCGCTCATCGTTCTTTCTGTGTCGGCACTGATCTGGCTAATTTTCAGCGCGAGCGTGTTCAGCGTGACGTTCGTTGTACTCTGTGGCTTTTTATGGTTGCACTTTCTGGATACGAAAAGGGCACTTTCACAGCTTGAGGTTGAAAGGCACCTTTCAACGCAGAGGGTCTTCACCAACGAGGAAGTCTGGTTTCAACACGCCGTCGTGTCTCCATCGAAGCGTTTGAAGACCACGTTGCTGGGACAGATCGAAGTGGGAAGGTCGCTGACGTACAACCTGTTCGAGAGGGAAACCCACGTTGGTCCTGAACCGTTTCGAATAGACGTGAGGACTTCTTTTCCAACCAGGGGGAGGAAAATCCTGAAAGATCTTTTGTGTTATTACGAACATCCCCTGGGCTTGTTCAAGATCTGGGCGCAGTTCAACAGTCCTCAGGAAGTGCTCGTGTTGCCGAGATTGATGTATCTGGAGTTCTTTCCAGCCCGTTTGAGAGAACCTCTGCCCGGCAGACGATCCGACTTCGAACTCTTTGAGGATCCGTTGCGGATTCGGGGTCTCAGGGGGTATTCGAACGATCCAATAAAAAAGGTGCACTGGAAGGCATCCGCGAAGTTCGGAAAATTGCTTGTCAAAGAATACGAGCACACGGCCACGAGTAGAACCTTTGTCTTTCTGGATCTGAACATGGCTAAGGAAATCTTTGCAAAGAACGTCTGGGCACAGTTCCGAACCAGTTACGAAGAAGAAGCCGTGCATGCAGCCACGGCCATCCTGTACTGGCTCTCTCAGGGAAACGATGTGATAAAAATGACCGTTGTGGGAAAAGAAGTGCTCGAGATGGACTGGGCTTCACAGGATGGATGGGTGCGCGCCGTGGAGTTGCTCGCACTGTCTGAAGGCACCGACGATGGCCCCCAACTTTCGGACGTGCTGTACTCGCAGATACCCAAACTGACGCTCACCTCGACCGTGGTGATCCTTTCGATGTATCTGACTGATTCGATCCTGCCCGTGATACTCGAGGCGAGGGCGCGATGCGCAAGGGTTTTGGTGTTTCTGTTGCCTTACGGCTACAGAGATCCACGCTACAGGCCCACGAGAACGTACGAGATGTACCCATTGGACATGATCAGACTCAGAGAGAAGGCCAAATTGCTGGAGCAAGAACAGGTGATCGTGAGGATCATCAAACCGAGTCAGACCCTGCAGGAGGTTTTCTATGAAATCGACGAAGTTCACTGA
- a CDS encoding GNAT family N-acetyltransferase, translating into MRLKKEDWKSFELKYRWETFYFYKVEVFEDEDGWTVKVKRSSNNEKIVKSFSEYLYRPWMEECELYGVQVDGKIIAWMSVGYERWCNRLRIFELYVLEEYRGKGAGSMLINKAKELAKERKVRAIVLDTHNSNYAAIEFYRKHGFSLNGFDLTQYHNDDVSRNEVRIDLVYTLE; encoded by the coding sequence GTGCGGCTGAAGAAAGAGGACTGGAAAAGCTTCGAACTGAAGTATCGCTGGGAAACGTTCTATTTCTACAAAGTCGAGGTCTTCGAAGACGAGGACGGCTGGACAGTAAAAGTGAAAAGGTCAAGCAACAACGAAAAGATCGTCAAGTCCTTCTCTGAGTATCTCTACAGGCCGTGGATGGAAGAGTGCGAACTCTATGGCGTTCAGGTTGATGGAAAGATAATAGCCTGGATGAGTGTTGGGTACGAACGCTGGTGCAACAGGTTGAGGATCTTCGAACTGTACGTGCTCGAAGAATACAGAGGAAAGGGAGCCGGATCCATGTTGATTAACAAAGCCAAAGAGCTGGCGAAGGAGAGGAAGGTGCGAGCGATCGTTCTTGACACGCACAACAGCAACTACGCTGCGATCGAATTCTACCGAAAACACGGATTCTCGCTGAACGGATTCGACCTGACCCAGTACCACAACGACGACGTGTCCAGGAACGAGGTCAGGATCGATCTGGTGTATACATTAGAATGA
- a CDS encoding PstC family ABC transporter permease: protein MMKRVASFMFVLFTSVAAVLVAAALFAIVFFIFSESLRAIREVGWGLFSPNWYPVWELEPEFGVRTMLLNSLILTVWTSVWVWIVGLAVALYLHKYARDREKQVVLRILEYVSGVPSVVFGLFGVLILGDLFLRAGAWTAQNFLNASIVLSILTLPFMTSLTFQSIEKVPSHIVDGAVALGAKDIHVLLVELKYAAPGIVNAMLSVFNRIFGETMIVLMVAGGANVLVRSFFDPIRPLTATLGSEIGEVAVGSLHYSALFFIALLVLSGCLILNILTNVICRRLERWVKG, encoded by the coding sequence ATGATGAAAAGAGTCGCATCGTTCATGTTCGTTCTTTTCACCAGTGTGGCTGCCGTTCTCGTAGCGGCGGCTCTTTTTGCGATAGTATTCTTCATATTCTCAGAATCGCTCAGGGCCATCAGAGAGGTTGGGTGGGGGCTGTTTTCGCCCAACTGGTATCCGGTCTGGGAACTTGAACCGGAGTTTGGTGTCAGGACGATGTTGCTGAACTCGCTGATCTTGACTGTCTGGACGAGCGTCTGGGTATGGATCGTTGGTTTGGCTGTGGCACTTTATCTGCACAAATACGCGCGCGACAGAGAGAAACAGGTCGTACTCAGAATCTTGGAATATGTGAGTGGCGTTCCGTCCGTAGTGTTCGGACTCTTCGGTGTTCTGATTCTGGGCGATCTCTTCTTAAGGGCTGGGGCATGGACCGCGCAGAATTTTTTGAACGCTTCGATCGTACTGTCAATTCTGACGTTACCCTTCATGACGAGCCTGACGTTCCAATCGATCGAGAAGGTTCCGAGCCACATCGTGGATGGAGCGGTGGCACTCGGTGCGAAAGATATCCACGTACTGCTGGTCGAACTCAAATACGCCGCACCAGGCATAGTGAACGCGATGCTGAGTGTTTTCAACAGAATTTTCGGTGAGACGATGATAGTGCTCATGGTTGCAGGCGGCGCCAACGTGTTGGTGAGATCGTTTTTCGATCCAATAAGACCGCTCACCGCGACCTTGGGTAGCGAGATCGGCGAAGTTGCCGTGGGAAGTCTTCACTACAGCGCTCTGTTCTTCATCGCACTGTTGGTGCTCTCGGGTTGTCTAATTCTCAACATTCTCACCAACGTGATCTGTAGAAGGCTCGAACGATGGGTCAAGGGGTGA
- a CDS encoding response regulator transcription factor yields the protein MARVLVVEDEEDILDVVSKYLMMDSHEVRTAKTLQEMYEEIEKGCFDVIVLDLLLPDGDAMDEIPSIKLVCPETFIIVLTALREDRNKILGLELGADDYMTKPFNPRELVARVRAVLRRRGSYEKVLAHKDMKLILHERTLLVNDEVVELSGKEFDIMLLFFENPKKVFTRSEILDRVWRGSERNERIVDVYISTLRKKIGKERLVTVRGVGYKLG from the coding sequence GTGGCGCGCGTGCTGGTTGTGGAAGATGAGGAAGACATACTGGACGTGGTGAGTAAGTATCTGATGATGGATTCGCACGAAGTTCGAACGGCGAAAACTCTTCAGGAGATGTACGAAGAAATAGAAAAAGGTTGCTTCGATGTGATCGTGCTCGATCTACTTTTACCGGACGGAGACGCGATGGACGAAATCCCCTCGATCAAGTTGGTCTGCCCGGAAACGTTCATAATCGTGCTGACGGCGCTACGCGAAGACAGAAACAAGATACTCGGCCTGGAGCTGGGTGCAGATGATTACATGACGAAGCCGTTCAACCCGAGAGAACTCGTGGCCAGAGTCAGGGCGGTTCTGCGGCGTCGCGGCAGCTACGAGAAAGTACTCGCTCACAAGGACATGAAGCTGATCTTGCATGAAAGGACTCTGTTGGTGAACGATGAGGTCGTAGAGCTTTCTGGCAAAGAATTCGATATAATGCTCCTTTTCTTTGAAAATCCGAAGAAGGTGTTCACAAGGTCGGAGATACTGGACAGAGTCTGGCGCGGTTCTGAACGGAACGAACGCATAGTCGATGTTTACATCAGTACACTCAGAAAGAAGATCGGGAAAGAAAGGCTGGTGACCGTAAGGGGTGTCGGTTACAAACTGGGATGA
- a CDS encoding GNAT family N-acetyltransferase, whose translation MDGGEQRWCSDISVEVDGKFVGWMTLGMEGWNDRLRIHELLVLEQYRRKGVGQLLLDKAKQVAKQKGCRAIVLEMNNFGAIQFYKKQGFKLNGCDTTAHRNDDAEQNEVRIDMVYRLEDE comes from the coding sequence GTGGATGGAGGAGAGCAACGGTGGTGTTCAGATATTTCAGTTGAGGTTGACGGTAAATTTGTTGGCTGGATGACGCTGGGCATGGAGGGCTGGAACGACAGGCTCAGGATTCATGAACTTCTGGTGCTTGAGCAATATCGTAGAAAGGGTGTGGGCCAGTTGCTCTTGGATAAAGCCAAGCAGGTTGCCAAGCAAAAGGGTTGTCGCGCAATCGTGCTGGAGATGAACAACTTTGGTGCGATCCAATTCTACAAAAAGCAAGGATTCAAGCTCAACGGATGTGACACGACAGCTCATCGCAACGATGATGCAGAACAAAACGAGGTCAGAATTGACATGGTTTACAGGCTAGAAGATGAATAG